The Leifsonia poae region ATCGTGCTGCCGTTCGTTGCGACCCCGCACACGATCGCCGCGAACGCGTCGGCCACCTGGGTGTGGGACGCCGCCCAGACGGACGGTCTCTACGATTTCAGCGTCTACGGTCCGGACCGCTTCCTGCGCCGCTTCGCCGGCACCGTGGTCCGCGGCGGCCGCGCCGACATCGCCCTCCCCCGGGTGACGGCCGAGGTCGGCGCGATCGGCTCCGCCCTGCTGCGGCTGACCCTCACCAACGACGGCGGCGCCGAAGTGCGCTTCCAGCTCAGCGGGAACGACTTCACCGACCACGCCGAGCAGGTGTACGTTCCGGCCGGCGCGACCCGCACGACGGATTGGCCGCTGAACGCCTCCGGCTACTACGACGTCGTCGTCACTGCGAACACCGGAACCGGCTTCCGTTACCGCTTCGCCGGGCGCGTCTAAGCCGACAGCCGCATGGTCGCCCCGGCGCGCGCGGCGAAGTCGGTCGCGCTCGTCGCGACCGTGCGCCGCATCACGTCGACGGCCGCGGTCGGTGCGACATCGGCGGGGCGGGCGAGGCTGATCGTCCGTTCGAGTGCCGGCCCGGCGAGCCTCACCGAGCGCAGCCCGGGGCGGTCGATGAGCACCATGGCGGGGACGATGGCGACGCCGAGCCCACGCTCCACGAACCGCAGCACCGCATCCATCTCCGCCCCCTCGAGCGCGACGTCGGGTCTGAGCCCCGCCGAGCGGAAGGCGGCATCGGTCGCGCTGCGCAGATCGTAACTCGAGCTGAACACGATCTGCGGCAGCCGGGCCACCTCCTCCAGCGTGATGGTCGCGCCGGCGGTCACCGGATGCGCGCCGGCGGACGAGATGACGACGAGCTCTTCGACGAGCAGCGGTGTGACGATGAACCGCTCGGCGGAGGTGGCGTCGGAGGTGGTGATCAGAGCGAGGTCGAGCTCGCCTCCGGCGAGTTCGTCGAGCAGCCGGCGCGACCCCTGCTCCGACAGGTGAAGTTCGATGCCCGGATGCGCGGCACGGAAGGCACTGAGCACCTCGGCGACGAGGCTGATGCAAAGCGTTGGGGTGGCCCCGAGTCGCACCCGTCCGCGTCGGAGTCCGGCGAGTTCGGCCAGCTCGCGTCGAACCGACTCCGCGTCGGCGAGCATCCGCCTGGCCAGGGGAAGCAGGGACTCCCCCGCCGTCGTCAGGGTGCTCCCCCCGCGGGCACGCTGGAACAGCTCGGCGCCGAGATCCTGCTCGAGGGCAGCGATCTGGCGGCTCAGCGACGGCTGGGCGAGGTGCAGCTTCTCGGATGCACGGGTGAAGTTCCCGAGGCGGGCCACCTCGACGAAGCTGCGCAGCTGATCGAGATTCATATCCATAGCCTACGGGCATCGTGACAACCAGAAATATGCATTGGAGTAATCGGTTGCACGAGCCTAGCGTCGAATCATGAGCACCTCAGAACGTCAGATCTCCACCACGGTCCTCGTGATCGGCACCGGCGGATCGGGCCTGCGCGCCGCCATCGAACTCGCCGAGGCGGGTGTCGATGTTCTCGCGTTGGGCAAACGCCCCAAGTCCGACGCCCACACGTCTCTCGCGGCGGGCGGCATCAACGCAGCCCTCGCGACCATGGATGCGGAGGACAGCTGGCAGCAGCATGCCGCCGACACCCTCAAAGAGAGCTACCTCCTCGCCAACCCGCACACCGTCGAGATCGTCACCTCGGGCGCCGCCCGCGGCATCGAAGACCTGGAACGCTACGGCATGCCGTTCGCCCGCGAGGAGGACGGGCGCATCTCGCAGCGCTTCTTCGGCGCCCACACCTACCGGCGCACCGCGTTCGCCGGCGATTACACGGGGCTCGAGATCCAGCGCACCCTGGTCAACCGCGCCGCCCAGCTCGACGTGCCGATCCTCGACACGGTCTACGTCACGCGCATCCTGGTCAATGACGACGGCGCGGTGTTCGGCGCCTACGGTTTCGACATCGAAGACGGCACGCGCTACCTCATCCACGCCGACGCGGTCATCCTCGCCGCCGGCGGCCACAACCGCATCTGGCGGCGCACCTCATCGCGGCGGGACGAGAACACGGGCGACTCGTTCCGACTCGCGGTCGAGGCGGGCGGGCGACTGCGCGACCCCGAACTCGTGCAGTTCCATCCCTCGGGCATCATCGAGCCCGAGAACGCGGCCGGCACGCTGATCAGCGAGGCGGCGCGCGGCGAGGGCGGCATCCTCACCAACGCCCTCGGCGAGCGCTTCATGGCACGCTACGACCCCGAACGGCTCGAACTCTCCACCCGTGACCGGGTCGCCCTCGCCTGCTACACCGAGATCAAGGAGGGCCGCGGAACCCCGAACGGCGGGGTCTGGCTCGACGTCTCCCACCTGCCGCGGCAGACGATCATGAGCCGCCTCCCCCGCGTCTACCAGACCATGCTCGAGCTGCAGATGCTCGATATCACCACCTCGCCGATCGAGATCGCGCCGACCGCCCACTACTCGATGGGCGGCGTCTGGGTGCGCCCGGACGACCACGGCACCGACGTGCCCGGCCTCTACGCCATCGGCGAGGCATCGTCCGGGCTGCACGGCGCCAACCGCCTGGGCGGAAACTCGCTCATCGAGCTGCTCGTCTTCGGGCGCATCGTCGGCCAGGCCGCGGCCGCATACTCCTCGTCTCTACTGGCGCAGAAGCGCTCGGCCGCCGCCGTCAAGACCGCCCGCGAAGAGATCGCCGATCTGCTCGCCTCCGACGGAGACGAGAACGTCCGAGCTTTGCAGCGCGCCATCCGTGACACCATGACCGAGCACGCCGGAGTGGTGCGCGACGAGGCGGGCCTCCTAGCCGGCCTCGCCGAGCTCGACACCATCGAGAAGAGGATGCACGACATCGGCATTCACCCCGACATCGCCGGCTACCAAGACCTGGCCCACGCTTTCGATCTCAGATCGGCCGCCCTCGCTGCTCGCGCCACCCTGGAGGCGGCCCTCGAGCGGCGCGAGACCCGCGGGTGCCACAACCGCAGCGACTACCCGAACCTCGACGAGTCGCTGCAGGTGAATCTGGTCTGGTCGCCGACCAGCGGGATCACCCGCGAACAACTCCCGCCGATCCCGGCCGAGATCGCCGCCCTGATGCGCGACGTCTCGGTCGCCGGCAAACTCGTCGAATAGCCGCCCTCCCCGTGCGGAGGGTATGAAGAGCCGGCCACGGGACTCGAACCCGTAACCCCCGCTTTACAAGAGCGGTGCGCTACCAATTGCGCCAGGCCGGCCAAGACGGCTGGCCGTCTCGCCTGACCATCTTAGGGGATCGCGTCAGCCCGCGGAGGGAGACGGCGACGGCGTCGAGGTCGAGGAGTACGAGTCGCCCTGCGCCTGCAGCACGAATGCTTTGAAGTCGGAGGCGCTGCGCAGCGAACCCGTGTACGACTTGCCGTTCACAAGCACCAGCGGCGCGATCGTGAGCTTCTTCACGTTGGAGTCGGGGATGGGCCCGGTGAGCGCGAGATCGCTGGCCCGGGTGACCCAGCTCTTGTACGTGCCGTCGTCGATGCACGAGCCGATGGAGGAGGTGTGGCCGGCGCCGGCGCTCGCCGCGCGAGACTTGAGCTGGGCATCGGTGAGACCGGGGCCGCCCTCCTCCGGCTGCTTGGCGAAAAGCGAGTTGTTGAACTTCCAGAAACTGTTCGGAGCGTAGTTGGCCACACAGGCGGCCGCGTTCGCCGCGCGCAGGGAGTAACGCGTTCCCGCCGAATGGCTCGTCAGCACCGCGATCGGGTGTACCTCGACCGTCACGGCGCCATCCTTGATCAGGGGCTCGAGCTGGTCCGCATTGGTGCGCTGGAAGTCACCGCACAGCGAGCACAGATAGTCGACGTAGACCCGGATCGTGACGACGCTGCCGCTCGGGTCCGGTGTCGACGGGATCGGCGACGCATCCGCCGCGAGGGGTTTCGTCTCGTGCGCCTTGAGCCCGGTGCCGATCACGATGCCGTCGCTGGCCATATTGGCCGGACCGGGCACGGAGGGCCGGATGGCGGTGACGATGATGACCGCGACAACAGCGACGATCGCGAGAACGCCGACGACGATGCCGCCCTGCAGGAAGGCTCGGTTGCGCCGGTCTTTGCGCTGCTGGGTCGTGCGCAGCTGCCTGGCCTTCTCCCGCGCCGCCGCACGTCGCTCGTTGGCGGGTCGGCTGTCTTCGGGACCGTCGGTCATGGATGTCACTTTCGGGGTATCACTCGGTTGTTCTTCGGGCGAGCGGCTCGGATCGGATGCGCGAACGCACCGCAACAGCCTATTTCGCGTTTCTGGGAATCAACCAGACGAAGCCTGAACGAGACCGGGGGGAGCGGTGGGAACCGTGGTCATGACCTCGTCGCCGATGCCATACTATGGGGTCGTGGTCGCCGTCGCCCCAGGACGACAGCACCGCTTCATCCATCACAACGGATCGTCCGGCACGTACCTGCCGGTGAAGGAGTAAGAAAGAAATGGCGTCAGTCACGTTTGACAAGGCAACCCGTCTGTACCCGGGTTCCACCCGCCCCGCGGTCGATGAGCTCAGCATCGACATCGCCGATGGCGAATTCCTCGTTCTGGTCGGCCCTTCCGGCTGCGGAAAGTCCACCTCGCTGCGTATGCTCGCCGGCCTCGAAGAGGTCAACGACGGCAACATCTTCATCGGCGAGCGCAACGTCACCGACGTTCCGCCGAAGGACCGCGACATCGCGATGGTCTTCCAGAACTACGCGCTGTACCCGCACATGACCGTCGCCGAGAACATGGGCTTCGCGCTCAAGATCGCCGGCGTCAACAAAGACGAGCGCGCCTCCCGCGTTCTCGAGGCCGCCAAGCTGCTCGACCTGGAGCCGTACCTCGGCCGCAAGCCGAAGGCCCTCTCGGGTGGTCAGCGTCAGCGCGTCGCCATGGGCCGCGCCATCGTCCGTAGCCCTCAGGTGTTCCTCATGGACGAGCCGCTGTCGAACCTCGACGCCAAGCTCCGCGTGCAGACCCGCACCCAGATCGCCTCGCTCACCCGCCGCCTCGGCGTCACCACGGTCTACGTCACCCACGACCAGACCGAGGCCCTCACCATGGGCGACCGCATCGCGGTCCTCAAAGACGGCGTGCTCCAGCAGGTCGGCACCCCGCGCGACCTCTACGCTCAGCCCAACAACGTGTTCGTCGCCGGCTTCATCGGCAGCCCGGCCATGAACCTGTTCTCGGCCGACGTCGTCGATGGCGGCGTGCAGTTCGGCACCACGGTCGTCCCGATCGAGCGCGACGTGATCGCGAACGCCGGCCCCTCGGTCACCATCGGTGTGCGTCCGGAGGACGTCGTCGTCTCCACCACCGAGGGCGCGGGCCTCAAGGTCACCGTCGACCTCGTCGAGGAGCTCGGCGCCGACGGCTACCTGTACGGCCACTCCGAGATCAACGGCAAGCGCACCGACATCGTCGGCCGCGTCGACGGTCGTATGCACCCCAACGCGGGCGACACGGTCTTCATCACCCCGAAGCCGGGCCACGTTCACGCGTTCCACGCCGAGAACGGCGAGCGCCTCGGCGGCGCGGTCGTCGACTAAGCAGTCGAGCACCCGTTCCACACAGTGCCGCAGTCCGTCACCGGACTGCGGCACTGTGCATTTACGCAGATCCGATAGGTTTTCTTCATGGCCGGCTCCCTCAACATCACCGCGGCGACCGTCGATCCCGCCCTCCTCGACCTCCCGTGGAACATCCCTCTCGACGAGTGGTCGAACGAGCACATCGCGATCCTGCCGAAGGGGATCTCGCGCCACCTCGTGCGGTTCGCGAACCTCTCCGGCTATGTCATCGCCATCAAAGAGACCACGGCCGAGATGGCCAAGCGCGAATACGACATGCTGCGCACCCTGCAGCGCCTCGACATCCCCTGCGTCGACCCGGTCGCCGTCGTCAACAACCGCACCGATGAGGATGGGACGCCGTTGAAGGCCGCCCTCGTCACCCGACACCTCAAGTTCTCCCTCCCCTACCGCGCGCTGTTCTCCCAGACGTTGCGGCCCGACACCGCGACCCGCCTCGTGGACGCGCTCGCGGTGCTACTGGTGCGCCTGCACATCGTCGGATTCTTCTGGGGCGACGTCTCGCTCTCGAACACGCTCTTCCGCCGCGACGCGGGCGCTTTCGCCGCCTACCTCGTGGATGCGGAGACCGGCCAGCTCTACGACGGCGGCCTCTCCAATGGTCAGCGCGAGAACGACCTCGAGATCGCGCGGGTGAACATCGCCGGCGAGTTGATGGACCTGGAGGCCGGCGGCCGGGTCGATGAGGAGCTCGACCCGATCAAGGTCTCCAACGGAATCGTCGCGGCCTACCGGTCACTCTGGAAGGAACTCACCAGCAGCGAGGTGTTCTCGTCGTCGGAGCGTTGGCGCATCAGCCGTCGGGTCGACCGCCTGAACGAGCTCGGTTTCGACATCGAGGAGCTCGCGATCAAGACGTCCGACGAGGGCACGACCGTGCGCATCCAGCCGAAGGTGGTGGATGCGGGCCACCACCAGCGCCGCTTGTTGCGCCTCACTGGGCTCGATACCGGCGAGAACCAGGCCCGCCGACTGTTGAACGACCTCGACTCCTACTCGGCCACCCTCGGCAAGCGCGGGCTGGACGAGGAGGCGGCCGCCCACGAGTGGCTGCTGCGGGTGTTCGAGCCGGTGGTCCGCGCGATCCCGGCCGAGCTCAAAGGCAAGCTGGAGCCTGCCGAAGTGTTCCATCAGCTTCTCGAGCACCGCTGGTTCATGTCGCAGAACGAAGACCGGGATGTTCCGCTCGCCGAGGCCCTCACCTCGTACATCAACGACATCCTGCGGCATCGCCGCGACGAGGCCACCGTGATCGAGCCACTCACCGAGACCATCGGCATCCCGATCATCACGCCCTCGACGGCCGACGACGACGACACCGACTGGCGCGCTAAAGTCTGAGCACGCGAAAGTCTGAGCACGCGAAACCGGCCGGATGCGCCCCATTCCGCGAGGATGGGGCGCATCCGGCCGGTTTCGTGGGGCTACTTCTCGGCGCGCAGTTTGGAGATCTCGTAGAGCGCGACGCTGGTGGCGATTCCCGCGTTGAGCGACTCGGTCGTCGCGGTGATCGGGATCGAGATCACCGCGTCGCAGGTGTCGGTGACGAGCCGTGAGAGGCCCTTGCCTTCGCTGCCCACGACGAGGATGACCGGACGGTCGGCGAACGACAGACCGGGAAGCGAGACGTCGCCGCCGCCGTCGAGACCGAGCACGAACACCCCGGCCTCCTTGAAGGCCTTCAGCGTCTGCGTGAGGTTGGCCGCCATCGCGACGGGGGTGCGGGCCGCGGCGCCGGCGGACGTCTTCCATGCGGAGGCCGTCATGCCGACCGAGCGACGCTGCGGGATGATCACACCCTGCCCGCCGAATGCGGCGGTCGAGCGGATGATCGCCCCGAGGTTGCGCGGGTCGGTGATGCCGTCGAGCGCGACGAACAGCGGGGTCTGACCCTTGGAGATCGTGGTCTCGAGCAGGTCGATCGGATGCGCGTACTCGTACGGCGGCACCTTGAGCGCGATCCCCTGGTGCACGGAATCCCGTCCGGCCAGGCGGTCCAGCTCCGGGCGCATCACTTCGAGGATGGGAAGGCCACGACCGGTCGCGAGCGACAGGATCTCTTTGACCCGGTCGTCCATCTCCACGCGGGCGGCGATGTAGAGCGTGCTCGCAGGGATCTTCGCCCGCAGCGCCTCCACGACCGAGTTGCGGCCGGTCACGATCTCCGCTTCGTCACCGCTCTTCGGTCGGCGCGAGGCACCGGAGCCACCGCGTCCGGCGTCGCCGCCGGCACGGTTGCGGCCGACGTACCCGTCACGCGACTGACCCTGCTTGCCTTTGCCACCGGCGGCCACGTAACGCTCGCGCGCCGCCTTGGCCTTGCCCGCGGGGTGATACGGCCGGTCTTCGGCCTTCGGGGTCGGCTTCTTGCCTTCCAGGGCCTGACGGCCCTGCCCACCCGACCCGACCTGCGGACCCTTACGACTCTTGCGCACCGCGCCGGCGCGGGGCTTTCCACCCGTGTTCTTCACTGTTCAATACTCCAATGCGACCCCGTCTGGGAGTCTTCGATGGTGATCCCCGCGCTGGTCAGTTCGTCGCGGATGCGGTCGGCGGCGCCGAAATCGCGGGCGGCCCGTGCGGCTTGCCGGTCGGCGAGGAGCCGTTCGACGAGCTTTCCGAGCGCAGTGTCGGATGCGGAGGAGCCGGATGCGCTCCACTGCGGGGAGAGCGGGTTGATGCCGAGGACTTCGGTCATCGCGAGCGCGTTCCCGCGCGCGACAGCCGCAGCCTCCAAGTCTTCCGCATCGAGTGCGGCGTTTCCTGTGCGTACGGTGTCGTGCAGCACGGCGAGCGCCTGCGGGACGGCGAGATCGTCGTCCATGGCCGCCGCGAACGCGTCGGGCACGACTTCCACGCCGCTCCCGGCGAAACGGGTGGCCGACAGCCGTCGGTCGACCCGTTCGAAGAATCCGGCGATGCGGTCGAGGGCGGCGTCGGCTTCGGTAAGCGAGCCGTCGTGGAAGTCGATCGTCGAGCGGTAGTGCGCCGACCCCAGGTAGTAGCGCACGACGAGCGGCCTCGCCGCTCCGAGGAGGTCGGCCGCGTACACCGAGTTGCCGAGCGACTTGCTCATCTTCTGACCGTTGACGTTCACCAACCCGTTGTGCACCCAATAGGTGGCGAACGGATCCCCCGCCGCGGTGGACTGGGCGAGCTCGTTCTCGTGATGGGGGAAGCGCAGGTCGAGTCCGCCGCCGTGGATGTCGAACCCGTCGCCGAGGTAGCGGCGCGCCATGGCGGAGCATTCGATGTGCCAGCCCGGTCGACCATCGCCCCAGGGCGACGGGAAGGCGGCCGATTCGGGCTCATCGCTCT contains the following coding sequences:
- a CDS encoding LysR family transcriptional regulator, yielding MNLDQLRSFVEVARLGNFTRASEKLHLAQPSLSRQIAALEQDLGAELFQRARGGSTLTTAGESLLPLARRMLADAESVRRELAELAGLRRGRVRLGATPTLCISLVAEVLSAFRAAHPGIELHLSEQGSRRLLDELAGGELDLALITTSDATSAERFIVTPLLVEELVVISSAGAHPVTAGATITLEEVARLPQIVFSSSYDLRSATDAAFRSAGLRPDVALEGAEMDAVLRFVERGLGVAIVPAMVLIDRPGLRSVRLAGPALERTISLARPADVAPTAAVDVMRRTVATSATDFAARAGATMRLSA
- a CDS encoding FAD-dependent oxidoreductase; the encoded protein is MSTSERQISTTVLVIGTGGSGLRAAIELAEAGVDVLALGKRPKSDAHTSLAAGGINAALATMDAEDSWQQHAADTLKESYLLANPHTVEIVTSGAARGIEDLERYGMPFAREEDGRISQRFFGAHTYRRTAFAGDYTGLEIQRTLVNRAAQLDVPILDTVYVTRILVNDDGAVFGAYGFDIEDGTRYLIHADAVILAAGGHNRIWRRTSSRRDENTGDSFRLAVEAGGRLRDPELVQFHPSGIIEPENAAGTLISEAARGEGGILTNALGERFMARYDPERLELSTRDRVALACYTEIKEGRGTPNGGVWLDVSHLPRQTIMSRLPRVYQTMLELQMLDITTSPIEIAPTAHYSMGGVWVRPDDHGTDVPGLYAIGEASSGLHGANRLGGNSLIELLVFGRIVGQAAAAYSSSLLAQKRSAAAVKTAREEIADLLASDGDENVRALQRAIRDTMTEHAGVVRDEAGLLAGLAELDTIEKRMHDIGIHPDIAGYQDLAHAFDLRSAALAARATLEAALERRETRGCHNRSDYPNLDESLQVNLVWSPTSGITREQLPPIPAEIAALMRDVSVAGKLVE
- a CDS encoding DsbA family protein, encoding MTDGPEDSRPANERRAAAREKARQLRTTQQRKDRRNRAFLQGGIVVGVLAIVAVVAVIIVTAIRPSVPGPANMASDGIVIGTGLKAHETKPLAADASPIPSTPDPSGSVVTIRVYVDYLCSLCGDFQRTNADQLEPLIKDGAVTVEVHPIAVLTSHSAGTRYSLRAANAAACVANYAPNSFWKFNNSLFAKQPEEGGPGLTDAQLKSRAASAGAGHTSSIGSCIDDGTYKSWVTRASDLALTGPIPDSNVKKLTIAPLVLVNGKSYTGSLRSASDFKAFVLQAQGDSYSSTSTPSPSPSAG
- a CDS encoding ABC transporter ATP-binding protein, with the protein product MASVTFDKATRLYPGSTRPAVDELSIDIADGEFLVLVGPSGCGKSTSLRMLAGLEEVNDGNIFIGERNVTDVPPKDRDIAMVFQNYALYPHMTVAENMGFALKIAGVNKDERASRVLEAAKLLDLEPYLGRKPKALSGGQRQRVAMGRAIVRSPQVFLMDEPLSNLDAKLRVQTRTQIASLTRRLGVTTVYVTHDQTEALTMGDRIAVLKDGVLQQVGTPRDLYAQPNNVFVAGFIGSPAMNLFSADVVDGGVQFGTTVVPIERDVIANAGPSVTIGVRPEDVVVSTTEGAGLKVTVDLVEELGADGYLYGHSEINGKRTDIVGRVDGRMHPNAGDTVFITPKPGHVHAFHAENGERLGGAVVD
- a CDS encoding DUF4032 domain-containing protein, translating into MAGSLNITAATVDPALLDLPWNIPLDEWSNEHIAILPKGISRHLVRFANLSGYVIAIKETTAEMAKREYDMLRTLQRLDIPCVDPVAVVNNRTDEDGTPLKAALVTRHLKFSLPYRALFSQTLRPDTATRLVDALAVLLVRLHIVGFFWGDVSLSNTLFRRDAGAFAAYLVDAETGQLYDGGLSNGQRENDLEIARVNIAGELMDLEAGGRVDEELDPIKVSNGIVAAYRSLWKELTSSEVFSSSERWRISRRVDRLNELGFDIEELAIKTSDEGTTVRIQPKVVDAGHHQRRLLRLTGLDTGENQARRLLNDLDSYSATLGKRGLDEEAAAHEWLLRVFEPVVRAIPAELKGKLEPAEVFHQLLEHRWFMSQNEDRDVPLAEALTSYINDILRHRRDEATVIEPLTETIGIPIITPSTADDDDTDWRAKV
- the rlmB gene encoding 23S rRNA (guanosine(2251)-2'-O)-methyltransferase RlmB codes for the protein MKNTGGKPRAGAVRKSRKGPQVGSGGQGRQALEGKKPTPKAEDRPYHPAGKAKAARERYVAAGGKGKQGQSRDGYVGRNRAGGDAGRGGSGASRRPKSGDEAEIVTGRNSVVEALRAKIPASTLYIAARVEMDDRVKEILSLATGRGLPILEVMRPELDRLAGRDSVHQGIALKVPPYEYAHPIDLLETTISKGQTPLFVALDGITDPRNLGAIIRSTAAFGGQGVIIPQRRSVGMTASAWKTSAGAAARTPVAMAANLTQTLKAFKEAGVFVLGLDGGGDVSLPGLSFADRPVILVVGSEGKGLSRLVTDTCDAVISIPITATTESLNAGIATSVALYEISKLRAEK
- the cysS gene encoding cysteine--tRNA ligase, giving the protein MTVRLYDSKAGALRDFIPLRDGEVGMYVCGPTVQSSPHIGHLRSALVYDQLRRWLSYRGNNVTLVRNVTDIDDKILVNAAAAQAEGSSEQWWALAYRFELEFTAAYTALGVQPPTYEPRATASIPQMQELIARLIERGHAYAAADGTGDVYFDVKSWPAYGELTRQSIDNMEAAADADPRAKRDPRDFALWKGRKSDEPESAAFPSPWGDGRPGWHIECSAMARRYLGDGFDIHGGGLDLRFPHHENELAQSTAAGDPFATYWVHNGLVNVNGQKMSKSLGNSVYAADLLGAARPLVVRYYLGSAHYRSTIDFHDGSLTEADAALDRIAGFFERVDRRLSATRFAGSGVEVVPDAFAAAMDDDLAVPQALAVLHDTVRTGNAALDAEDLEAAAVARGNALAMTEVLGINPLSPQWSASGSSASDTALGKLVERLLADRQAARAARDFGAADRIRDELTSAGITIEDSQTGSHWSIEQ